The segment TAAAATGCCGCCGAGACGGCCACGCCCGCCCGCAGCGCCATCATTTTGTTCCGTTCCTTCACCCACTTGCCCGCGATCCAGAACGTAAGCGCCATGGACAAATGGCTGAACAAGGCAAACCAGCCGATCGTCGTCAGCTTCTGGGCCGTTTTCCACAGATACACGTTCACGAACGTTCCCGACAACGCATTCCCGCCGGTAAACAGTCCGTTGACGGTCAGCAGCAGCATTTCCTGCGTGCTCAAGCCTTTATTCCGCCCGCGGCTCTCCGCCGAGCCGTATGTGCCCCATACCCCCGCGTCGCTGGCGCTTTGCCACCAACCGACGAGTCCGCTCCACCAACCGCTTCGGATGCTTTGCATAACTGCCTCCTCGAATCGCGATATCCCGTTTAGGATAACCACGCGGCGCGGGCTTCACGCGTCCGTCCCGATGACCCGTTGGCAGCCGGACGCTTCCGGAGGGTTCCGGCAACTTCAATGATGCGGGGCCGAATCCGCTCGCCAACAAAACGAGGCGCCGCCCGCAGGTTCCGCAACCCGAAGCAGCGCCTCTTCTTTTTCCGCAGCCGTCAATCCCGCTTCGCTTCGCGCAGGCGCGAAGCGAGTTTCGCCCGGTCGTCGTCCGACAGTTGATACTCCGCCTTGAAGCAGGACGGACAAACATACAGCTTCAGCGCATACGGCGCTTCCAGCAGCACGCGGCCGGTATCCGCCGGCCGTCCGGAGAAGCCCCCCTTCACCTGCTGTTCGCCCATCTCCAGCATATATTCGCCGCAGCGCTCGCACTCCGGGAACTCTTCCTGCTCGTCGATCAGCTTCGCCAATTGTTCCTCCAGGCCGGCGAAGCCGGTCCCGGCCCTCGCGTTCAGCACGCCCGCCTGCTCGTACCGGGGGCGGGGTATGTCGTCCTCGTCGTCCTCCTCCAGCACATCCTGCCAGGTTTCGCCGGTGTCTGCTTGCGCCGGCTTGTCCGCGGCGGGGAATTCCTCTTCGTCCAGTCTGACTTCCGCTTCGAATTTCACTGTGCGGTACGGCCCCAGCTCGTTCAGGCAATTCGGGCAAACCTCCTCCGGACCGATCTCCGGGTCCCACACGATTTCCGTATCGCACCAAGGGCATATTTGCCGTTCGTCGGCCATCCCGCTCTCCTCCTTAACCGAATTGGATCATATACCAGATGCCCAAACCCAAAAACACCAAAGCAAGCGCGGCCAAAGTCGGCCATAAATATTTCATGATTCCGGATTCACCCCACACTGGCGCCGATCACATACGAGAACGCCACGGAAATGATCATCGCGACGAAGCCGACGGCTTTGTTCCCGTTGCCGATCTCCTCGTCGATTTTAAACACCGGCGTCAAAAATTCGAAAATGAAATAAGCCGCCAGCAGCAGCACGAAACCGTACGAGGCCCAAATCAGCGATTGGAGAATCGTGTCGTTGTTGCTGATCGCAAACCGGAAAATGTTGCAGATGCCGAATATTTTGCCGCCCGTGGCCATCGCGACCGCGACGTTGCCGTTTTTGATCTCTTTCCAGTTGTTGTATTTCGTAACCAGCTCGAATACGACCAAAAACAGGACCAGCGCCAGCACCGTCACCGAAAAAAAGCTGAGCGTCTTCACATACGGATTGACAAGCCATTCGTCGATGATGCTCTCGTTCACCGTTTTGCCTCCTCTGCCCGCCGTGCCGGGGCTGCGTTACTTCAATTCGACAACGGTAACCCCGGCGCCGCCTTCGCCGTAATGGCCGAGCCGGAACGACCGGACATGCTTGTGCTTCCGAAAAAATTCCTGCAGTCCCGTTCTCAGGATGCCGGTTCCTTTGCCGTGAATGACATAGACTTGTCCCAGCCCCGCCAAAATCGCCTCGTCGAGAAACCGGTCCGTCTCGATGATCGCTTCCTCCAGATTCGCGCCGCGCAGATCGAGCTCCGTGCGCACATGTTCGTCGCGGGAACGTTTGACCGTCGTGACCGATTTCGCCGCGGACGGCTGCTTACCGGCGCCGCCCACGCGCTCCAGTTGATCGGTTTTGACCTTCGTCTTCACGATGCCCATCTGAACGAGCCACTCGTCCGGTCCGACGGGCTCGATCAGGAATCCGCGCTGCCCGATCGACAGCACCTTCACCTCGTCGCCGGGCTCCAGCCGAGCCGCGGCGTCGGAACGCTTGGCTTGCTGCGGCTTGCCCTTGACAAGCTCCGGTTCGGCTTGATCGAGCCGGCGCTTCGCCTCCACAAGCTTATGCTCCTTGATCGAGCTGCGCTCCTCCAGCGCCAAACGCCGCAGATCGGCGATGATTTCTTCCGCCTCCTTGCGCGCTTTCGCCACAGCGGCGCGGGCCTCTTCCTCCGCCTTGGCGAGCAGCTTGTCCCGTTCCGCTTCGAACCGGGCTCGCTCCGCTTCCAGCTCGCTTCGGAGCCGCTGCACCTCGCGGCGCAGCGCTTCCGCCTGTTCGCGCTCATGCTCGGCTGCCAGGCGGTTCGCCTCCAAGCTGGCGATCATCGTCTCGACGCGCTGATCTTCCTCGTCGACCTCGCCGCGCGCGTGATCGATGATCCGCTTGGGCAAGCCGAGCCGTTCGGCGATCGCAAAGGCGTTGCTTCGTCCCGGCACGCCGATCAGAAGCCGATACGTCGGGCTCAGCGTGGCCACGTCGAATTCCATGCTGGCGTTGATCACGCCTTCCCGCTCGTAAGCGTACGCCTTCAGCTCGCTGTAGTGCGTCGTCGCCAGCACGCGGCAGCCCATCCGGCGAATATGCTCCAGCAGGGCGATCGCCAATGCGGACCCTTCCGTCGGATCGGTTCCCGCTCCCAGTTCGTCGAGTAGCACCAGGCTTTTGGGCGTCATCTCGCGCAAGATGGAGATTATGTTCGTCAGGTGGCTGGAGAACGTACTCAAGCTTTGCTCGATGCTCTGCTCGTCGCCGATGTCCGCATAGACGCCGTCGAATACGCACAACTGGCTGTCTTCCTGGGCCGGGACGAACAGTCCCGACATGGCCATCAGGCTGAGCAGGCCGACTGTTTTCAGCGCGACCGTCTTGCCCCCCGTGTTCGGACCCGTGACGATGATCATCGAATACGAACGGCCGAGCTCGATGTCGAGCGGAACGGCGGATTCGATCGGGATCAGCGGATGCCTTCCCTTGTTCAGCTTGATGAATCCGCGGTTGTTCATCACGGGCCGCGTCGCTTTCATATCCCGGGCGAGACCCGCTTTGGCGAAGATGAAGTCGAGCCGCGCGAGCGCCTCGATATCCCCGCGCAGGTCGTCGCACACCTCCTGCACCAGCCCCGACAGGTTTAACAGAATCCGCTCGATCTCCCGTTCTTCCTTCGCCTTCAGCTCGCGCAGCTTGTTGTTGATCGCGACGACCGCTTCCGGCTCGATGAACAGCGTCGCGCCCGAAGCGGACTGGTCGTGCACGATGCCGCCGAAGTGGCTGCGGTATTCCGCCTTGACGGGGATGACATAACGGTCGCCCCTCATCGTGACGAGCAGATCCTGAAGCATCTTGGAAGCCGTGGAGCTGCGGATGATCTGCTCCAGCTTCTCACGCGCCCGATGCTCGTTGGTCCGAAGCTCCTGACGGATGCGGTACAGCTCGGGGCTCGCTCCGTCCACCACCTCGGCGTTGTCGTCGATGCAGGCGGTGATCCGCTCTTCCAGCCGCTGCTGGTCGCTGATGCCGCCGGCCAAAGCGGCAAGCAGCGGAATCGGATGGTCCTCGTGAACGGCGGCCAGAAATTTGCGCAGCTTGCGGCCGCCCCGTATCGTTGTGGCGATATCGAGCAGCTCCGAAGCGCTCAGCATGGCGCCGATGCGCGCGCGGTTAAGCGGTTCGCGGATGTCCCGGATGCCGCCGAAGGAAACCCCTCCCTTCAGCCGCTCGACATCGACTGCTTCCTCGGTCTCCTTCAGCAGCCGCTGCACGTCTTCGAACGAAGAGACCGGGCGCAGTTGTTCCGCGATCGCCCGTCCCAGCGAAGTCGAAGCTTTGTCCGCGAGCTTGCTGCGAATTTTATCGTATTCCAATGTATGCAAAACTTTATCGTTTTTCATGAATCGGTTCTAGTCCTCCCGGTTGAATCCCATCTTATCCATTATACCCAATCCGTACCCGCAAGCGCCAATGGCAAAAACGGCTGCAACACAACCTTCAGGCATAATTCCCCACGTATGTTAGTCCGAACATTGCGCATGATAGAACTGATTAACCATCCTCTACCGCGAAAGGAGGGAGTCGCATGCGCATACTCGGGGTTATCGTCCGATTCGTCGTCGCCGCACTCATGCTGATGCTCGTCAGCTGG is part of the Paenibacillus thermoaerophilus genome and harbors:
- a CDS encoding DUF350 domain-containing protein; amino-acid sequence: MNESIIDEWLVNPYVKTLSFFSVTVLALVLFLVVFELVTKYNNWKEIKNGNVAVAMATGGKIFGICNIFRFAISNNDTILQSLIWASYGFVLLLAAYFIFEFLTPVFKIDEEIGNGNKAVGFVAMIISVAFSYVIGASVG
- a CDS encoding endonuclease MutS2, which encodes MKNDKVLHTLEYDKIRSKLADKASTSLGRAIAEQLRPVSSFEDVQRLLKETEEAVDVERLKGGVSFGGIRDIREPLNRARIGAMLSASELLDIATTIRGGRKLRKFLAAVHEDHPIPLLAALAGGISDQQRLEERITACIDDNAEVVDGASPELYRIRQELRTNEHRAREKLEQIIRSSTASKMLQDLLVTMRGDRYVIPVKAEYRSHFGGIVHDQSASGATLFIEPEAVVAINNKLRELKAKEEREIERILLNLSGLVQEVCDDLRGDIEALARLDFIFAKAGLARDMKATRPVMNNRGFIKLNKGRHPLIPIESAVPLDIELGRSYSMIIVTGPNTGGKTVALKTVGLLSLMAMSGLFVPAQEDSQLCVFDGVYADIGDEQSIEQSLSTFSSHLTNIISILREMTPKSLVLLDELGAGTDPTEGSALAIALLEHIRRMGCRVLATTHYSELKAYAYEREGVINASMEFDVATLSPTYRLLIGVPGRSNAFAIAERLGLPKRIIDHARGEVDEEDQRVETMIASLEANRLAAEHEREQAEALRREVQRLRSELEAERARFEAERDKLLAKAEEEARAAVAKARKEAEEIIADLRRLALEERSSIKEHKLVEAKRRLDQAEPELVKGKPQQAKRSDAAARLEPGDEVKVLSIGQRGFLIEPVGPDEWLVQMGIVKTKVKTDQLERVGGAGKQPSAAKSVTTVKRSRDEHVRTELDLRGANLEEAIIETDRFLDEAILAGLGQVYVIHGKGTGILRTGLQEFFRKHKHVRSFRLGHYGEGGAGVTVVELK